In one Nocardia tengchongensis genomic region, the following are encoded:
- a CDS encoding bifunctional SulP family inorganic anion transporter/carbonic anhydrase produces the protein MSRDTDSPPGRTVSRLDSLLRHDLPASLVVFLVALPLSLGIAVASGAPIAAGLIAAVVGGIVVGLLGGSPLQVSGPAAGLTVVVAETINQFGWKTACFITVLAGLLQILFGLSRIARAALAIAPVVVHAMLAGIGITIALQQLHVLLGGSSHSSAWQNLIQLPGELSSIHGDDFLVGVVVMAIMFGWKYVPGKLKVLPGPLVAVVVGTGLSLVLPGAPERIVLSGSLFDAIGLPGLPSGNWGAVVLAALTIALIASVESLLSAVAVDKMHTGPRTNFDRELIGQGAANMISGGLGGLPVTGVIVRSATNVQAGARSRASALLHGVWILVFSVALVGVVQQIPKSALAGLLIVVGIQLVKLAHIKMARRTGDLLVYLVTVLGVVFLNLLEGVIIGLALAFGLLLWRVVRVSVTAGEVAGTDRWLVSIDGTCTFLALPKLSSELAKVPARADVLIELSVDFLDHAAYEAIHDWANQHENTGGTVEYVELGTARMAHALTGPPVRGRARTLLDDVLRPWREDEGNQITQGVAAFHRRNAHVVRPHLDELRDVQNPHSLFLTCADSRIVPNVITNTGPGDLFTIRNVGNFVVPGGRDTSIEAALAFAIDELRVDNVVVCGHSACGAMKALVAGGPTGPGLGNWLVHGRASLDRFHPDDPVAAAAAAAGYGVHDQLSIVNVAVQVDTLRSHPVVRRAMLEHGLRVSGLFFDIGTARVLEVTSAGIREIDAPELSALAHTH, from the coding sequence ATGTCTCGCGACACCGATTCACCGCCAGGTAGAACCGTCAGCCGGCTCGACAGCCTGCTGCGCCACGATCTACCTGCATCCCTCGTTGTCTTTCTCGTCGCACTGCCGCTCTCGCTCGGCATTGCGGTCGCCTCCGGCGCGCCCATCGCGGCCGGACTCATCGCCGCCGTCGTCGGCGGCATCGTGGTCGGCCTCCTCGGAGGATCCCCACTCCAGGTCAGCGGTCCCGCGGCCGGACTGACCGTCGTCGTCGCCGAAACCATCAACCAATTCGGTTGGAAGACGGCATGTTTCATTACCGTGCTGGCCGGTCTGCTCCAGATTCTGTTCGGACTCAGCCGCATCGCCCGCGCCGCGCTGGCCATCGCACCGGTCGTGGTGCACGCCATGCTCGCCGGCATCGGCATCACCATCGCGCTGCAACAGCTGCACGTGCTGCTGGGCGGGTCGTCGCACAGTTCGGCCTGGCAGAACCTGATTCAGCTACCCGGTGAGCTGTCCAGCATCCACGGTGACGATTTCCTGGTCGGCGTCGTCGTGATGGCCATCATGTTCGGCTGGAAGTACGTGCCCGGCAAGCTGAAGGTGCTGCCCGGCCCGTTGGTCGCCGTGGTCGTCGGCACCGGACTGTCGCTGGTATTGCCCGGCGCTCCGGAGCGAATCGTGTTGAGCGGCTCGCTGTTCGACGCCATCGGGCTGCCCGGGCTGCCGTCCGGCAACTGGGGCGCGGTGGTGCTCGCCGCCCTGACTATCGCGCTGATCGCCAGCGTGGAGAGCCTGCTGTCGGCGGTCGCCGTCGACAAGATGCACACCGGTCCGCGCACCAACTTCGATCGGGAACTGATCGGGCAGGGTGCGGCCAACATGATCTCCGGCGGCCTGGGCGGTCTGCCCGTCACCGGCGTGATCGTCCGCAGCGCCACCAATGTGCAGGCCGGCGCCCGCTCGCGCGCCTCGGCCCTGCTGCACGGCGTGTGGATCCTGGTGTTCTCGGTCGCGCTGGTCGGGGTGGTGCAGCAGATTCCGAAATCGGCGCTGGCCGGTCTGCTCATCGTGGTCGGCATCCAGCTGGTCAAGCTCGCGCACATCAAAATGGCCCGGCGCACCGGAGACCTGCTGGTTTATCTGGTGACCGTGCTCGGCGTGGTGTTCCTGAACCTGCTCGAGGGCGTCATCATCGGCCTGGCCCTGGCCTTCGGCCTGCTGTTGTGGCGGGTCGTGCGGGTGTCGGTGACCGCCGGCGAGGTGGCCGGAACCGACCGCTGGCTGGTCAGCATCGACGGCACCTGCACCTTCCTGGCGCTGCCGAAACTATCCTCGGAGCTGGCCAAGGTGCCGGCGCGCGCCGACGTCCTGATCGAGCTGAGCGTCGACTTCCTCGACCACGCCGCCTACGAGGCCATCCACGACTGGGCCAACCAGCACGAGAACACCGGCGGCACAGTCGAATACGTGGAACTGGGCACCGCCCGCATGGCGCACGCCCTGACCGGCCCGCCGGTCCGCGGCCGCGCCCGCACCCTGCTCGACGACGTGCTGCGCCCCTGGCGGGAGGACGAGGGCAACCAGATCACCCAGGGCGTGGCCGCCTTCCACCGCCGCAACGCCCACGTGGTGCGCCCGCACCTCGACGAGCTGCGCGACGTCCAGAACCCGCACTCGCTCTTCCTGACCTGCGCGGATTCGCGGATCGTGCCCAACGTCATCACCAATACCGGCCCCGGTGACCTGTTCACCATCCGCAACGTCGGCAACTTCGTGGTCCCGGGCGGGCGCGACACCTCCATCGAGGCGGCCCTGGCCTTCGCCATCGACGAACTGCGCGTCGACAATGTCGTGGTCTGCGGCCACTCCGCCTGCGGTGCGATGAAAGCCCTGGTCGCCGGCGGACCCACCGGCCCCGGCCTGGGCAACTGGCTGGTCCACGGCCGAGCCAGCCTGGACCGCTTCCATCCCGACGACCCGGTCGCCGCAGCGGCCGCCGCAGCCGGATACGGCGTCCACGACCAGCTGTCCATCGTGAACGTGGCCGTCCAGGTGGACACCCTGCGCTCCCACCCCGTGGTCCGGCGCGCCATGCTCGAACACGGCCTGCGAGTCTCGGGCCTGTTCTTCGACATCGGCACCGCTCGGGTACTGGAGGTGACCTCGGCCGGTATTCGGGAAATCGACGCCCCCGAGCTATCGGCCTTGGCGCACACCCACTGA
- a CDS encoding bifunctional SulP family inorganic anion transporter/carbonic anhydrase yields MSTDTDQPPRTSLPGPARRDPWAALVRHDLPASLVVFLVSLPLSIGIAVAVGAPVAAGLIAAVVGGVVAGLLGGSTLQVSGPTASLTVVVAESISQFGWTATCFITMLAGGLQILFGLSRIARGVLAIAPVVVHAMLAGIGIVIALQQVHVMLGGNSLSSSWGSITALPHQLASVHPGDLCIGLVVIAILVGWRRLPDPVRQVPAPLVAVVVATLLARVLPVRVERITLNGSLLNELRLPQVPHGSWATVALMALTIALIASVETLLSAVAVDRMRQNAARRTDLDRELLGQGAANMVSGLIGGLPVAAVIVRSIANVNAGARTKASTMLHGLWILLFSVALVDVVRSIPKAALAGLLIVVGIQLIKLAHIRRAQRTGDLVVYAATVLVVVFWNLLLGMLVGLALVFALLLWRVVRVSVVAEESGMGPSNRARWRVTVDGSFTFLALPKLTGELAKVPADADVVVEMTVDFMDHAAYDALREWADHHREEGGAVEFVEVGAVRMADAAAGPSARGHSRHLLDDVLGPWRRTATDVDPVVAGVAAYHRSHAHVVRPHLGVLRDGQEPDSLFVTCADSRIVPNVITNSGPGDLFTVRNVGNLIPRDAQDSSMEAALIYALDKLDVRSVVVCGHSGCGAMGALHSELVTGSQLDDWLAHARPSLDRFRLGHPVGIAAAAAGFGPVDQLGMVNVAVQLETLYAHPVVRRGVQERGVVLSGLFFDIATARVVEVTVDGIAEIDGVGRVAQLA; encoded by the coding sequence ATGTCCACCGACACCGATCAGCCTCCACGGACGTCGCTTCCCGGCCCTGCGCGTCGGGATCCCTGGGCCGCCCTGGTGCGCCACGATCTACCGGCTTCACTCGTCGTCTTCCTGGTCTCCCTGCCGCTGTCCATCGGCATCGCCGTGGCCGTCGGCGCCCCGGTCGCCGCGGGCCTCATCGCCGCGGTGGTGGGCGGTGTGGTCGCCGGACTGCTCGGCGGCTCCACCCTGCAGGTCAGCGGGCCCACCGCCTCGCTCACCGTGGTCGTCGCCGAATCCATCAGCCAATTCGGCTGGACGGCCACCTGTTTCATCACCATGCTCGCGGGTGGACTGCAAATTCTGTTCGGGCTCAGCCGGATCGCACGCGGCGTGCTGGCCATCGCGCCGGTCGTGGTGCACGCCATGCTCGCCGGGATCGGCATCGTCATCGCGCTGCAGCAGGTCCACGTGATGCTGGGCGGCAACTCGCTGAGCTCGTCCTGGGGCAGCATCACCGCGCTGCCGCACCAACTGGCCTCGGTGCACCCCGGAGATCTGTGCATCGGACTGGTCGTGATCGCCATCCTGGTCGGCTGGCGGCGGCTGCCCGACCCCGTGCGTCAGGTGCCCGCACCGCTGGTGGCCGTGGTGGTGGCCACCCTGCTGGCGCGCGTGCTGCCGGTGCGGGTCGAACGCATCACCCTCAACGGCTCACTGCTGAACGAACTTCGGCTGCCGCAGGTGCCGCACGGGAGTTGGGCGACGGTGGCGCTGATGGCGCTGACCATCGCGCTCATCGCCAGCGTGGAGACTCTACTATCGGCTGTGGCGGTCGACCGGATGCGCCAGAACGCCGCGCGCCGAACGGATTTGGATCGGGAGTTACTAGGCCAGGGTGCGGCCAACATGGTCTCCGGTCTGATCGGAGGCCTGCCGGTGGCGGCGGTGATCGTGCGCAGCATCGCCAACGTCAACGCCGGGGCCCGCACCAAGGCCTCTACCATGCTGCACGGCCTGTGGATCCTGCTGTTCTCGGTGGCGCTGGTCGACGTGGTGCGCTCGATTCCCAAGGCGGCGCTGGCCGGACTGCTCATCGTGGTCGGCATCCAGCTGATCAAGCTCGCCCACATTCGGCGCGCCCAGCGCACCGGCGACCTGGTGGTGTACGCGGCCACCGTGCTGGTGGTGGTGTTCTGGAATCTGTTGCTGGGCATGCTGGTCGGGCTCGCGCTGGTGTTCGCACTGCTGCTGTGGCGGGTGGTGCGGGTCTCGGTGGTGGCCGAGGAGTCCGGTATGGGGCCGTCGAACCGCGCCCGCTGGCGGGTCACCGTGGACGGCAGCTTCACCTTCCTGGCCCTGCCCAAGCTGACCGGTGAGCTCGCCAAGGTGCCAGCCGACGCGGACGTCGTGGTCGAGATGACCGTCGACTTCATGGACCACGCCGCCTACGACGCGTTGCGGGAATGGGCCGATCACCACCGCGAGGAGGGTGGCGCCGTGGAATTCGTGGAAGTCGGCGCGGTCCGCATGGCCGACGCCGCCGCCGGTCCCTCGGCGCGCGGCCACTCCCGGCATCTGCTCGACGACGTGCTCGGGCCCTGGCGGCGCACGGCCACCGATGTCGACCCCGTCGTCGCGGGCGTGGCCGCCTACCACCGCAGCCATGCGCACGTGGTGCGGCCACACCTGGGTGTGCTGCGTGACGGGCAGGAACCGGATTCGCTTTTCGTCACGTGTGCCGACTCACGCATCGTGCCGAACGTGATCACCAACAGTGGACCGGGTGATCTCTTTACCGTCCGCAATGTGGGCAACCTGATTCCGCGCGACGCCCAGGACTCGTCGATGGAAGCCGCGCTCATCTACGCGCTCGACAAGCTCGATGTGCGCTCGGTGGTCGTGTGCGGGCACTCCGGGTGCGGCGCGATGGGCGCGCTGCACAGCGAACTGGTCACCGGCTCCCAGCTCGACGACTGGCTCGCGCACGCCCGGCCCAGCCTGGACCGGTTCCGGCTCGGGCATCCCGTTGGAATCGCCGCTGCCGCAGCCGGATTCGGGCCGGTCGATCAGCTCGGCATGGTGAATGTGGCGGTCCAGCTGGAGACGCTGTACGCGCATCCGGTGGTGCGGCGCGGCGTGCAGGAGCGTGGCGTGGTGCTCTCCGGATTGTTCTTCGACATCGCCACCGCGCGGGTCGTGGAGGTCACCGTCGACGGGATCGCCGAGATCGACGGAGTCGGGCGGGTGGCGCAGTTAGCGTGA
- a CDS encoding extracellular solute-binding protein, which translates to MSLPRRVFIAAVVSALLAATACGRHGTPDTVPAVTSSWTPPPGLHGELTLYSANPADLTDELVAAFTKASGVKVTVFSAETGKITAKLDKEGPHPVADVVYLASWTPAAQYDLDGRTLPYSPRGIDRVHAGWIAKNHGFLGRDGSALTMVVNTKVAPRLPNDWADLAAPEFRGKVIMPDPRESGTARDLLAAMVSAWGKDDAWAVFDSLFANSMAVRGGNGPALDEVTAGTSAVILGGVDYAAYDAAAKGVPLRVISPTSGTIITPRPVFILNTTKNPAAAKALVDYMFTPEAQQISAAHKMIPARTDIAVAPGTRTYDEVKQLPFSWDQIKGNGAAILTEFTQRYLH; encoded by the coding sequence ATGTCACTACCCCGCCGTGTCTTCATCGCGGCCGTCGTCTCGGCGCTGCTCGCCGCCACCGCCTGCGGCCGGCACGGCACCCCGGATACCGTTCCGGCGGTGACCAGTTCGTGGACCCCGCCGCCCGGGCTGCACGGCGAACTGACGCTGTACTCGGCCAATCCCGCGGACCTCACCGACGAACTGGTCGCCGCGTTCACCAAGGCGTCCGGGGTGAAGGTCACCGTCTTCAGCGCCGAGACCGGCAAGATCACCGCCAAACTCGACAAGGAGGGTCCGCACCCCGTCGCCGACGTGGTGTACCTGGCCTCCTGGACGCCCGCCGCGCAATACGACCTGGACGGCCGGACCCTGCCCTACTCACCGCGCGGCATCGACCGCGTGCACGCCGGCTGGATCGCCAAGAACCACGGCTTCCTGGGCCGGGACGGCTCGGCGCTGACCATGGTGGTCAACACCAAAGTCGCCCCGCGCCTGCCCAACGACTGGGCCGACCTGGCCGCACCGGAGTTCCGCGGCAAGGTGATCATGCCGGACCCGCGCGAATCCGGCACCGCCCGTGACCTGCTGGCCGCCATGGTCAGCGCCTGGGGCAAGGACGACGCGTGGGCGGTGTTCGACTCGCTGTTCGCCAACAGCATGGCGGTCCGCGGCGGCAACGGGCCCGCCCTGGACGAAGTCACCGCGGGCACCTCCGCGGTGATCCTCGGCGGCGTCGACTACGCCGCCTACGACGCGGCCGCCAAAGGCGTTCCGCTGCGGGTCATCTCCCCCACCTCGGGCACCATCATCACCCCGCGCCCGGTGTTCATCCTGAACACCACCAAGAATCCGGCCGCCGCGAAAGCGCTGGTGGACTACATGTTCACGCCCGAGGCCCAGCAGATCTCCGCGGCCCACAAGATGATTCCCGCCCGCACCGACATCGCTGTGGCGCCAGGCACCCGCACCTACGACGAGGTCAAGCAGCTGCCCTTCTCCTGGGACCAGATCAAGGGCAACGGCGCGGCGATCCTCACCGAATTCACCCAGCGCTACCTGCACTGA
- a CDS encoding DUF5313 family protein yields the protein MSEPTTPNPWQRLRYIAGGTLPASMNQWILDDLTGPGAARRYMLRILIPIIPPLCLFLLIPGPLWMGLAMMALLYLPLIYFTAALMYVFRRARLAKHGLDPALADQRERDRAAAAREAYERAHGRG from the coding sequence ATGAGCGAGCCGACCACCCCGAATCCCTGGCAGCGCCTGCGCTATATCGCGGGCGGCACCCTGCCGGCGTCGATGAACCAGTGGATCCTCGACGATCTGACCGGACCGGGCGCGGCGCGGCGGTACATGCTGCGCATCCTGATTCCGATCATTCCGCCGCTGTGCCTGTTCCTGCTGATCCCCGGTCCGCTGTGGATGGGCCTGGCCATGATGGCGCTGCTGTATCTGCCGCTCATCTACTTCACGGCCGCGCTCATGTACGTGTTCCGGCGGGCCCGCCTGGCCAAGCACGGTCTCGATCCGGCGTTGGCGGATCAGCGCGAACGCGACCGCGCGGCCGCCGCGCGCGAAGCCTACGAGCGGGCGCACGGCCGCGGCTGA
- a CDS encoding SulP family inorganic anion transporter yields the protein MTVANLLPNRADWFPAVRAPGADLLAGLVVALVALPLALGFGISSGLGAAAGLATAVVAGAIAAVFGGSRFQVTGPTGAMTVVLVPIFHRHGASGVLAVGLLAGLVLVVLAIAGVGRAVRYMPAPVIEGFTAGIAVVIALQQFPSALGVAHAHGDKVWQSAWDAVRQFASGPNWVSPATALLVAAVVLIGGRYLPRLPFALLTVVLATLAVKLFHLDLTLIGPIPSGLPAPTLDFVHLDQLGSLIAPALAVAALAALESLLSATAADSMAVGGRHDPDRELFGQGLANIAAPMFGGVPATGAIARTAVNVRSGARTRLAALIHAVVLAAIVFLATGLVAAIPVAALAGVLLATTVRMVETASLAAIARASRGDAAIMTITFGVTVAMDLVSAVAVGVGIAVLLALRSVAKEARLHQIPLDDADHLDEEHQLLHDHIVAYRLDGPLFFAAAHRFLLELAEVSQVRVVILRMSHLTALDTTGALTLRDAIGKLEHRGITVLMSGLREDHLRTLAAVGALPGSGPGHLFDQTPDAIAVARELVSRPAESSH from the coding sequence CTGACCGTGGCCAACCTGCTGCCGAACCGCGCGGACTGGTTCCCCGCCGTGCGCGCCCCGGGCGCGGACCTGCTGGCCGGACTGGTTGTCGCGCTGGTCGCACTGCCGCTGGCGCTGGGCTTCGGCATCAGCTCCGGGCTCGGCGCGGCCGCCGGACTGGCGACCGCGGTGGTGGCGGGCGCGATCGCCGCGGTGTTCGGCGGCTCCCGGTTCCAGGTCACCGGGCCCACGGGCGCGATGACCGTGGTGCTGGTTCCGATCTTCCATCGGCACGGAGCGAGCGGGGTGCTGGCCGTGGGGCTGCTGGCCGGGCTCGTGCTGGTGGTGCTCGCGATCGCCGGGGTCGGGCGCGCGGTGCGCTACATGCCCGCCCCGGTGATCGAGGGTTTCACCGCGGGGATCGCGGTGGTCATCGCGCTGCAGCAGTTCCCGTCCGCGCTCGGGGTGGCGCACGCGCACGGGGACAAGGTGTGGCAGTCGGCCTGGGATGCGGTGCGGCAGTTCGCCTCCGGGCCGAACTGGGTGTCGCCGGCGACGGCGCTGCTGGTCGCGGCGGTGGTCCTGATCGGCGGCCGCTACCTGCCGCGGCTGCCGTTCGCGCTGCTCACCGTGGTGCTGGCGACGCTGGCAGTCAAGCTTTTCCACTTGGACCTGACCCTGATCGGGCCCATCCCGTCCGGACTACCGGCGCCCACACTGGATTTCGTACACCTGGACCAGCTGGGTTCGCTGATCGCACCGGCGCTGGCGGTGGCCGCGCTGGCGGCGCTGGAATCGCTGCTGTCGGCGACCGCGGCCGATTCCATGGCCGTGGGCGGCCGCCACGATCCCGACCGCGAGCTGTTCGGCCAGGGGCTGGCCAATATCGCCGCGCCCATGTTCGGCGGGGTGCCCGCCACCGGCGCCATCGCGCGCACCGCGGTCAATGTGCGCTCCGGTGCACGCACCCGGCTCGCCGCGCTCATCCACGCGGTCGTGCTGGCCGCCATCGTGTTCCTCGCCACCGGTTTGGTCGCCGCGATTCCCGTGGCCGCCCTTGCCGGGGTGCTGCTGGCCACCACCGTGCGCATGGTCGAGACCGCCTCGCTGGCCGCCATCGCCCGCGCCTCCCGCGGTGATGCCGCGATCATGACGATCACCTTCGGGGTCACCGTCGCCATGGACCTGGTCAGCGCGGTCGCGGTGGGCGTGGGTATCGCGGTGCTGCTGGCCCTGCGTTCGGTCGCCAAAGAGGCGCGGCTGCACCAGATTCCGCTCGACGACGCCGACCATCTGGACGAAGAACACCAGCTGCTGCACGACCACATCGTGGCCTACCGTCTCGACGGGCCGCTGTTCTTCGCCGCCGCGCACCGCTTCCTGCTGGAACTGGCCGAGGTATCGCAGGTACGGGTAGTCATCCTGCGCATGTCTCATCTCACCGCGCTCGACACCACCGGTGCGCTCACCCTGCGCGACGCCATCGGTAAACTCGAGCACCGCGGCATCACCGTGCTGATGTCGGGCCTGCGCGAGGACCACCTGCGCACGCTGGCGGCCGTCGGCGCGTTGCCCGGCAGCGGGCCCGGCCACCTGTTCGATCAAACCCCCGACGCCATCGCGGTCGCCCGCGAACTCGTATCCCGTCCCGCCGAAAGCAGTCACTGA
- a CDS encoding phosphoenolpyruvate carboxykinase (GTP), whose amino-acid sequence MPERPTATLATTAAPSAHPDIAAWVAEVAELTTPEQIVYCDGSRDEWDRLTGELVDKGTFVALSAKPNSFWCVSDPDDVARVEDRTFICSEHESDAGPTNNWVDPVDMRTVLTEHYRGAMAGRTMYVIAFCMGPLDAGEPKYGVQITDSAYVAVSMQIMTRSGTQVWEQLTAGTEFVQCLHSVGAPLSPGQADVPWPCDKTKYIAHFPESRAIWSYGSGYGGNALLGKKCFALRIASVIGRDEGWLAEHMLILKLTSPQGKTHYIAAAFPSSCGKTNLAMLEPTLPGWQAETVGDDIAWMRFGADGRLYAVNPEAGFFGVAPGTGAKTNPNAIATIEAGNSIFTNTARTDGGDAWWEGLTEQPPAHLIDWRGNDWTPASGTLAAHPNSRYCTPIEQCPSVAPEWNDPRGVPISAIFFGGRRATTIPLVAESFDWTHGVFTASVLSSETTAAAAGAVGVVRRDPMAMLPFLGYHVGDYFAHWLAMGAREGAQLPKIFQVNWFRRSADGKFLWPGFGDNVRVLKWAIERLDGTAGAQRTPIGYVPTAADLDLEGLGAGYRGLTDAALTVDVEEWVRELESIDEWYATIGGNRLPDALRAELAALKLRLAEAL is encoded by the coding sequence GTGCCCGAACGTCCTACCGCCACCCTCGCAACCACTGCGGCGCCGAGCGCGCATCCCGACATCGCGGCCTGGGTCGCCGAGGTCGCCGAGTTGACCACGCCCGAGCAGATCGTCTACTGCGACGGGTCCCGCGACGAGTGGGATCGACTCACCGGCGAACTGGTCGACAAGGGCACGTTCGTCGCGCTGTCGGCGAAACCCAATTCCTTCTGGTGCGTGTCCGATCCCGACGACGTGGCGCGTGTGGAGGACCGGACCTTCATCTGCTCCGAGCACGAGAGCGACGCGGGGCCCACCAACAACTGGGTGGACCCGGTCGATATGCGCACCGTGCTGACCGAGCACTACCGCGGCGCGATGGCCGGGCGCACGATGTACGTGATCGCGTTCTGTATGGGCCCGCTCGACGCGGGCGAACCGAAATACGGTGTGCAGATCACCGATTCGGCGTATGTCGCGGTCTCCATGCAGATCATGACCCGCTCGGGCACCCAGGTCTGGGAACAGCTCACCGCCGGCACCGAATTCGTGCAGTGCCTGCACTCGGTGGGCGCGCCGCTGTCGCCGGGGCAGGCCGATGTGCCATGGCCGTGCGACAAGACCAAATACATCGCGCACTTCCCCGAGAGCCGCGCCATCTGGAGCTACGGCTCCGGCTACGGCGGCAACGCGCTGCTGGGCAAGAAGTGCTTCGCGCTGCGCATCGCCTCGGTCATCGGCCGCGACGAGGGCTGGCTGGCCGAGCACATGCTCATCCTGAAACTCACTTCGCCGCAGGGCAAGACGCATTACATCGCCGCGGCGTTCCCGTCGTCGTGCGGCAAGACCAACCTCGCCATGCTCGAACCCACCCTGCCCGGCTGGCAGGCCGAGACCGTGGGCGACGACATCGCCTGGATGCGCTTCGGCGCCGACGGACGGCTCTACGCCGTGAATCCGGAGGCCGGATTCTTCGGTGTCGCACCGGGAACCGGCGCCAAGACCAATCCCAACGCCATCGCCACCATCGAGGCGGGCAACTCCATCTTCACCAATACCGCCCGCACCGACGGCGGCGACGCCTGGTGGGAAGGCCTTACCGAGCAGCCCCCGGCCCACCTGATCGACTGGCGCGGCAACGACTGGACGCCGGCCTCGGGAACCCTGGCCGCGCACCCGAATTCGCGCTACTGCACGCCCATCGAGCAGTGCCCCTCGGTGGCCCCGGAATGGAACGACCCCCGCGGCGTGCCGATCTCGGCCATCTTCTTCGGCGGCCGCCGCGCCACCACGATCCCGCTGGTCGCCGAGTCCTTCGACTGGACACACGGCGTTTTCACCGCCTCGGTGCTGTCCTCGGAGACCACCGCGGCCGCCGCCGGCGCGGTCGGCGTGGTGCGCCGCGATCCCATGGCGATGCTGCCGTTCCTCGGGTACCACGTGGGCGACTACTTCGCGCACTGGTTGGCGATGGGCGCGCGCGAGGGCGCGCAATTGCCGAAGATCTTCCAGGTCAACTGGTTCCGCCGCAGCGCCGACGGCAAGTTCCTGTGGCCCGGCTTCGGCGACAACGTGCGCGTGCTGAAATGGGCCATCGAACGCCTCGACGGCACCGCCGGTGCGCAGCGCACCCCCATCGGTTACGTCCCCACCGCCGCCGACCTCGACCTCGAGGGCCTGGGTGCGGGCTACCGGGGCCTGACCGACGCGGCGCTGACCGTGGACGTGGAGGAATGGGTGCGCGAGCTGGAATCCATTGACGAGTGGTACGCCACCATCGGCGGCAACCGGCTGCCCGACGCCCTGCGCGCCGAGCTCGCCGCGCTGAAACTCCGTCTGGCCGAAGCGCTCTGA
- a CDS encoding helix-turn-helix transcriptional regulator gives MPGQQRPLYQMKADFFKTLGHPVRIRVLELLSQREYAVSEMLTEIGVEAANLSQQLSILRRAGLVVARREGLSVTYQLTSPQVAELLAVARAILTGVVTGQAEALEYSA, from the coding sequence ATGCCAGGACAGCAACGGCCGCTCTATCAAATGAAGGCGGACTTCTTCAAAACGCTCGGCCACCCGGTACGGATCCGGGTGCTGGAACTGCTCAGTCAGCGCGAGTACGCGGTCTCGGAGATGCTCACCGAGATCGGCGTCGAGGCCGCGAATCTGTCGCAGCAGCTGTCGATTCTGCGTCGCGCCGGACTGGTCGTCGCCCGCCGCGAAGGGCTCTCGGTCACGTACCAACTCACCTCTCCGCAGGTCGCGGAACTGCTCGCGGTCGCGCGCGCCATTCTCACCGGTGTCGTCACCGGTCAGGCGGAAGCGCTCGAATACTCCGCGTAG
- a CDS encoding alpha/beta fold hydrolase produces the protein MPIATLNGIRLNYDVTGTGPLAVLVMGTGSPGRVWRTYQVPALVKAGFRVATFDNRGIAPSEESAHGMRIEDLVADTAALIELLGGPAYVVGTSLGARVTQELALARPDLVRKAVMLATTGRPHPLASSLSKGEQALQQQGVKLPPEYAAAIKAMLNLSPATMESDESAQQWLDIFEYSASVAPGPGVLAQMRMDRSRNRLADYARITVPSLVVGFADDRMLPPMFGREVADAIPGARFVELEKCGHYGYLEQPEAVNRTIIDFLHGANA, from the coding sequence GTGCCCATCGCCACCCTCAACGGGATTCGCCTCAACTACGACGTCACCGGCACCGGCCCCCTGGCCGTCCTGGTCATGGGCACCGGCAGCCCCGGCCGGGTCTGGCGCACGTATCAGGTTCCAGCCCTGGTGAAAGCGGGCTTCCGCGTCGCGACCTTCGACAATCGCGGCATCGCGCCCTCGGAGGAGAGCGCGCACGGCATGCGCATCGAGGACCTGGTCGCCGACACCGCCGCGCTGATCGAACTGCTCGGCGGGCCCGCGTACGTGGTCGGCACCTCGCTGGGCGCGCGCGTCACCCAGGAACTCGCGCTGGCCCGGCCGGATCTGGTGCGCAAGGCCGTCATGCTGGCCACCACCGGCCGGCCGCATCCGCTCGCGAGCAGCCTCAGCAAGGGCGAGCAGGCGTTGCAGCAGCAGGGTGTGAAGCTGCCGCCGGAGTACGCGGCGGCGATCAAGGCGATGCTGAACCTGTCCCCCGCCACCATGGAATCCGATGAGTCCGCGCAACAGTGGCTCGACATCTTCGAATACTCGGCCAGCGTCGCGCCCGGCCCGGGCGTGCTGGCTCAGATGCGCATGGACCGTTCCCGTAACCGGCTCGCCGACTACGCCCGCATCACCGTGCCCAGCCTGGTGGTCGGGTTCGCCGACGACCGCATGCTGCCGCCGATGTTCGGCCGCGAGGTGGCCGACGCGATTCCCGGGGCCCGGTTCGTGGAGCTCGAGAAGTGCGGCCACTACGGCTATCTGGAGCAGCCCGAGGCCGTCAACCGCACCATCATCGACTTCCTCCACGGCGCGAACGCCTGA